A DNA window from Pseudorasbora parva isolate DD20220531a chromosome 19, ASM2467924v1, whole genome shotgun sequence contains the following coding sequences:
- the LOC137048320 gene encoding transcription termination factor 1b, mitochondrial isoform X2 yields MDGWIKGWVMAQRQILFFLWPVRRRTSISLASRFCSSKQTPFVLPQVNLENESLLENLSSMGVDLPSARRRQPGVLRKHLTNEQGLAVFLKSKGANPEAIASIISRFPRSITRTCEHMEERWRLWRNVFRSDREVVGILSRSPESFFRSSNNKNLQENIDFLMSLGITNKDLHRLLTTAPRTFSNSVKLNQNMVELLQAICVSLGGNDPKHFARTIISRNLYIFIRSTNRIRANVDFLKSSLSLSNSEALALFMSHGAQILDLSHESLKKNSEGLRHKLQTLGCGAGDFKAMILNYSLVLFISSERLNEKLDCLMEAGIDPQQIVQKPKVLDFSLASIRQRLQDLGRLGYDFQKSGIAVLDSSKKRFSAKLERLGSPEE; encoded by the exons GTAATGGCACAGAGGCAGATCCTCTTCTTCCTGTGGCCCGTCCGGAGACGCACATCAATTTCTTTGGCGTCTCGCTTCTGCAGCTCCAAACAGACGCCTTTCGTCCTCCCCCAGGTGAACCTAGAGAATGAATCTCTCCTGGAGAACCTGTCCAGCATGGGCGTGGACCTTCCATCGGCCCGTCGGCGGCAGCCTGGCGTCCTCAGAAAGCATCTCACTAACGAACAAGGCCTCGCAGTCTTCCTGAAGAGCAAAGGAGCCAATCCGGAGGCCATCGCCAGCATCATCTCCCGCTTCCCTCGCTCCATCACCCGCACCTGCGAGCACATGGAGGAGCGATGGAGGCTGTGGAGGAACGTCTTCAGGAGCGACCGCGAGGTGGTGGGCATCCTCTCACGCTCACCCGAATCATTCTTCCGCTCCAGCAACAATAAGAACCTGCAGGAGAACATCGACTTCCTGATGTCTCTGGGAATCACCAATAAAGATCTGCACCGGCTGCTGACCACAGCACCGCGGACCTTCTCCAATAGTGTAAAGCTGAACCAGAATATGGTGGAGCTCCTGCAGGCCATCTGTGTGAGTCTGGGCGGGAACGACCCAAAGCATTTCGCcagaaccatcatctccag GAACCTGTACATCTTCATCCGCAGCACCAACCGCATTCGCGCCAACGTGGACTTCCTGAAGAGCTCGTTGAGTCTGAGTAACTCCGAGGCCCTGGCTTTATTCATGAGCCATGGCGCTCAGATCCTGGACCTGTCCCACGAGAGCCTGAAGAAGAACTCGGAGGGCCTTCGCCATAAGCTCCAGACTCTGGGCTGCGGCGCCGGAGACTTTAAAGCCATGATCCTGAACTATTCCCTGGTGCTGTTCATCTCCTCGGAGCGGCTCAATGAGAAGCTGGACTGCCTGATGGAGGCCGGGATTGACCCGCAGCAGATCGTGCAGAAGCCTAAAGTCCTGGACTTCAGCCTCGCCAGCATCAGGCAGCGGCTGCAAGACCTCGGCCGGCTGGGCTACGACTTCCAGAAGAGTGGCATCGCTGTGTTAGACAGCAGCAAGAAACGCTTCAGTGCCAAATTAGAGAGACTGGGTTCACCAGAGGAATAA
- the LOC137048320 gene encoding transcription termination factor 1b, mitochondrial isoform X3, with translation MASWFSEVMAQRQILFFLWPVRRRTSISLASRFCSSKQTPFVLPQVNLENESLLENLSSMGVDLPSARRRQPGVLRKHLTNEQGLAVFLKSKGANPEAIASIISRFPRSITRTCEHMEERWRLWRNVFRSDREVVGILSRSPESFFRSSNNKNLQENIDFLMSLGITNKDLHRLLTTAPRTFSNSVKLNQNMVELLQAICVSLGGNDPKHFARTIISRNLYIFIRSTNRIRANVDFLKSSLSLSNSEALALFMSHGAQILDLSHESLKKNSEGLRHKLQTLGCGAGDFKAMILNYSLVLFISSERLNEKLDCLMEAGIDPQQIVQKPKVLDFSLASIRQRLQDLGRLGYDFQKSGIAVLDSSKKRFSAKLERLGSPEE, from the exons GTAATGGCACAGAGGCAGATCCTCTTCTTCCTGTGGCCCGTCCGGAGACGCACATCAATTTCTTTGGCGTCTCGCTTCTGCAGCTCCAAACAGACGCCTTTCGTCCTCCCCCAGGTGAACCTAGAGAATGAATCTCTCCTGGAGAACCTGTCCAGCATGGGCGTGGACCTTCCATCGGCCCGTCGGCGGCAGCCTGGCGTCCTCAGAAAGCATCTCACTAACGAACAAGGCCTCGCAGTCTTCCTGAAGAGCAAAGGAGCCAATCCGGAGGCCATCGCCAGCATCATCTCCCGCTTCCCTCGCTCCATCACCCGCACCTGCGAGCACATGGAGGAGCGATGGAGGCTGTGGAGGAACGTCTTCAGGAGCGACCGCGAGGTGGTGGGCATCCTCTCACGCTCACCCGAATCATTCTTCCGCTCCAGCAACAATAAGAACCTGCAGGAGAACATCGACTTCCTGATGTCTCTGGGAATCACCAATAAAGATCTGCACCGGCTGCTGACCACAGCACCGCGGACCTTCTCCAATAGTGTAAAGCTGAACCAGAATATGGTGGAGCTCCTGCAGGCCATCTGTGTGAGTCTGGGCGGGAACGACCCAAAGCATTTCGCcagaaccatcatctccag GAACCTGTACATCTTCATCCGCAGCACCAACCGCATTCGCGCCAACGTGGACTTCCTGAAGAGCTCGTTGAGTCTGAGTAACTCCGAGGCCCTGGCTTTATTCATGAGCCATGGCGCTCAGATCCTGGACCTGTCCCACGAGAGCCTGAAGAAGAACTCGGAGGGCCTTCGCCATAAGCTCCAGACTCTGGGCTGCGGCGCCGGAGACTTTAAAGCCATGATCCTGAACTATTCCCTGGTGCTGTTCATCTCCTCGGAGCGGCTCAATGAGAAGCTGGACTGCCTGATGGAGGCCGGGATTGACCCGCAGCAGATCGTGCAGAAGCCTAAAGTCCTGGACTTCAGCCTCGCCAGCATCAGGCAGCGGCTGCAAGACCTCGGCCGGCTGGGCTACGACTTCCAGAAGAGTGGCATCGCTGTGTTAGACAGCAGCAAGAAACGCTTCAGTGCCAAATTAGAGAGACTGGGTTCACCAGAGGAATAA
- the LOC137048320 gene encoding transcription termination factor 1b, mitochondrial isoform X1, with product MLQLETFMHKRVDPCGSRHSSVMAQRQILFFLWPVRRRTSISLASRFCSSKQTPFVLPQVNLENESLLENLSSMGVDLPSARRRQPGVLRKHLTNEQGLAVFLKSKGANPEAIASIISRFPRSITRTCEHMEERWRLWRNVFRSDREVVGILSRSPESFFRSSNNKNLQENIDFLMSLGITNKDLHRLLTTAPRTFSNSVKLNQNMVELLQAICVSLGGNDPKHFARTIISRNLYIFIRSTNRIRANVDFLKSSLSLSNSEALALFMSHGAQILDLSHESLKKNSEGLRHKLQTLGCGAGDFKAMILNYSLVLFISSERLNEKLDCLMEAGIDPQQIVQKPKVLDFSLASIRQRLQDLGRLGYDFQKSGIAVLDSSKKRFSAKLERLGSPEE from the exons GTAATGGCACAGAGGCAGATCCTCTTCTTCCTGTGGCCCGTCCGGAGACGCACATCAATTTCTTTGGCGTCTCGCTTCTGCAGCTCCAAACAGACGCCTTTCGTCCTCCCCCAGGTGAACCTAGAGAATGAATCTCTCCTGGAGAACCTGTCCAGCATGGGCGTGGACCTTCCATCGGCCCGTCGGCGGCAGCCTGGCGTCCTCAGAAAGCATCTCACTAACGAACAAGGCCTCGCAGTCTTCCTGAAGAGCAAAGGAGCCAATCCGGAGGCCATCGCCAGCATCATCTCCCGCTTCCCTCGCTCCATCACCCGCACCTGCGAGCACATGGAGGAGCGATGGAGGCTGTGGAGGAACGTCTTCAGGAGCGACCGCGAGGTGGTGGGCATCCTCTCACGCTCACCCGAATCATTCTTCCGCTCCAGCAACAATAAGAACCTGCAGGAGAACATCGACTTCCTGATGTCTCTGGGAATCACCAATAAAGATCTGCACCGGCTGCTGACCACAGCACCGCGGACCTTCTCCAATAGTGTAAAGCTGAACCAGAATATGGTGGAGCTCCTGCAGGCCATCTGTGTGAGTCTGGGCGGGAACGACCCAAAGCATTTCGCcagaaccatcatctccag GAACCTGTACATCTTCATCCGCAGCACCAACCGCATTCGCGCCAACGTGGACTTCCTGAAGAGCTCGTTGAGTCTGAGTAACTCCGAGGCCCTGGCTTTATTCATGAGCCATGGCGCTCAGATCCTGGACCTGTCCCACGAGAGCCTGAAGAAGAACTCGGAGGGCCTTCGCCATAAGCTCCAGACTCTGGGCTGCGGCGCCGGAGACTTTAAAGCCATGATCCTGAACTATTCCCTGGTGCTGTTCATCTCCTCGGAGCGGCTCAATGAGAAGCTGGACTGCCTGATGGAGGCCGGGATTGACCCGCAGCAGATCGTGCAGAAGCCTAAAGTCCTGGACTTCAGCCTCGCCAGCATCAGGCAGCGGCTGCAAGACCTCGGCCGGCTGGGCTACGACTTCCAGAAGAGTGGCATCGCTGTGTTAGACAGCAGCAAGAAACGCTTCAGTGCCAAATTAGAGAGACTGGGTTCACCAGAGGAATAA
- the LOC137048320 gene encoding transcription termination factor 1b, mitochondrial isoform X4, with protein MAQRQILFFLWPVRRRTSISLASRFCSSKQTPFVLPQVNLENESLLENLSSMGVDLPSARRRQPGVLRKHLTNEQGLAVFLKSKGANPEAIASIISRFPRSITRTCEHMEERWRLWRNVFRSDREVVGILSRSPESFFRSSNNKNLQENIDFLMSLGITNKDLHRLLTTAPRTFSNSVKLNQNMVELLQAICVSLGGNDPKHFARTIISRNLYIFIRSTNRIRANVDFLKSSLSLSNSEALALFMSHGAQILDLSHESLKKNSEGLRHKLQTLGCGAGDFKAMILNYSLVLFISSERLNEKLDCLMEAGIDPQQIVQKPKVLDFSLASIRQRLQDLGRLGYDFQKSGIAVLDSSKKRFSAKLERLGSPEE; from the exons ATGGCACAGAGGCAGATCCTCTTCTTCCTGTGGCCCGTCCGGAGACGCACATCAATTTCTTTGGCGTCTCGCTTCTGCAGCTCCAAACAGACGCCTTTCGTCCTCCCCCAGGTGAACCTAGAGAATGAATCTCTCCTGGAGAACCTGTCCAGCATGGGCGTGGACCTTCCATCGGCCCGTCGGCGGCAGCCTGGCGTCCTCAGAAAGCATCTCACTAACGAACAAGGCCTCGCAGTCTTCCTGAAGAGCAAAGGAGCCAATCCGGAGGCCATCGCCAGCATCATCTCCCGCTTCCCTCGCTCCATCACCCGCACCTGCGAGCACATGGAGGAGCGATGGAGGCTGTGGAGGAACGTCTTCAGGAGCGACCGCGAGGTGGTGGGCATCCTCTCACGCTCACCCGAATCATTCTTCCGCTCCAGCAACAATAAGAACCTGCAGGAGAACATCGACTTCCTGATGTCTCTGGGAATCACCAATAAAGATCTGCACCGGCTGCTGACCACAGCACCGCGGACCTTCTCCAATAGTGTAAAGCTGAACCAGAATATGGTGGAGCTCCTGCAGGCCATCTGTGTGAGTCTGGGCGGGAACGACCCAAAGCATTTCGCcagaaccatcatctccag GAACCTGTACATCTTCATCCGCAGCACCAACCGCATTCGCGCCAACGTGGACTTCCTGAAGAGCTCGTTGAGTCTGAGTAACTCCGAGGCCCTGGCTTTATTCATGAGCCATGGCGCTCAGATCCTGGACCTGTCCCACGAGAGCCTGAAGAAGAACTCGGAGGGCCTTCGCCATAAGCTCCAGACTCTGGGCTGCGGCGCCGGAGACTTTAAAGCCATGATCCTGAACTATTCCCTGGTGCTGTTCATCTCCTCGGAGCGGCTCAATGAGAAGCTGGACTGCCTGATGGAGGCCGGGATTGACCCGCAGCAGATCGTGCAGAAGCCTAAAGTCCTGGACTTCAGCCTCGCCAGCATCAGGCAGCGGCTGCAAGACCTCGGCCGGCTGGGCTACGACTTCCAGAAGAGTGGCATCGCTGTGTTAGACAGCAGCAAGAAACGCTTCAGTGCCAAATTAGAGAGACTGGGTTCACCAGAGGAATAA